TTCAACACGGTCCAGGGGTCTCCTATGTCGATTATGACTGCGTCTACCATTCGCTCCTCAACGCCCCGAGACGCGTCATAATTTTTTACGGTAACATACTCGGATAGGCCAGCTTGAGAGAGGTTTCGGCTCGCAGCCTCAGCGAACTCTCGGCGCCTTTCATAAGTGTATACGTGACCGCTGGGCTTTACCATGCTGGCCAGAACCACGGTTAATGCGCCGCTGCCCGTGCCGACCTCCAGAATCCTCCTGCCAGGTGTAACGTCAAGTTTAAGGAGGATGAGTCCCGCGTCCTTAGGGTATATTATTTGAGTCGGCCTTTTCAGGTTCATAACGAGGTCGTGGAGGGTGGGTTTAAGTGCGATGAACTCGTGGTTTAGGCTGCTCTTCACTCGATGTCCAAAACTTTTACCCACGAGCTGAGCAAGGTCCACAATCCCTTTATGAGTGTGGAAAGACTGGAGGCCCGCTTTAAGAAGCCATCTCCGCCCCTCAGAGTATAGGAGGATAAGCTGTCCCTCCTGTATGGTCTCCGCTTGCAAACATATCCGCCTAGGATATTCCTTCACCGGATTTCAGCCATCAACAAGTACATTCCCGAAACAATGAATGGGAAGAGGGCAAGTGGCTGCCACCACAACGCCATGCCTGAAAGGAACAGGGTGATGAGGAACCCGTATTGAATCTTAGCCTCCCGACTCTTCGGAAGTAGACCCCTCACGTTATACCCAGCCTTCTCAGCCGCGTAAAGCACGGCTAAGAGGCTGGGAACCGCTAAGGTGAGGTGTAGGAAGGTGACGGGAATAAGCATTGCCCCGATAGGCTTGGAAGTGTAAGGCATGGGATGGGGGAGCCTACTATAGAAAATGGGCAGCGTCATACTTTCTACAGCGTAGTCTACCAATAACACTGCCGCGGCGACTATGACTACCATTAAAGGCCTACGCATCTGCGTTTCACCTTCATCCTAAGAAGCTTATCCATCTAATTAATTTTTAATTCTATCATTTGAGGCCAGGGGCTTCGCGACGTGACTTTCCATAGTCGAAGTGATATCTTCAATTCGCCATCTTCATCCTAAAGGGATTCGCTTTTGACGACCTTAAAGGAGGGTGCGCGATGCTCAATCCATTAAGCCAAGCCCCTCGGCCGCCTACGAAAAAGATTATTAAGTGACGATTTAACCTTTTCGACAATCAACGGGACTTACCGAATTTGCTAATCGCCTTTAAAGATTCTTTAAAGTTAAAAACAAGTTGAAAAGCATACCGGTAACTCTCAAGATACTTTTAGCAGTTGCTCAATTTAGGAGTCGCTCATGGTTAACAGATCAAGAAGCTATTTCAAGTTATATGTCGTGAGAGGTCGAAGACATTAAGCTAAAGCTTTAAGGTTAACAACTTCAAGCCTGGAATCGACGTCACCAGAGTCAAATGGTTCAACGTAAAGTTAATATAAAAATCGCTGGCTAAGCATTAGACGGTGGGGCCGTAGTCTAGCCAGGAATGACGACAGAAATGAAATCCGCCAAGGGCTCCAGATGTATAAGGCGCTATGGGTTTGCGGACCTAATGGGATGAAGAGCTTCAGGAGCGCGGAGGAAACCCGTAGACTCAAATGGGCGGAAGTCGAGGGTTCAAAATGGCTTCTCCAAGCCATGAGAATCCCTTCGGCCCCACCATTAATTTTGCAGCGGGCACCGAAAATTTTTAGCTTTTAAAACATGGGTTAGGTTATACCTTATTCTACTCGATGGTTGACCTATAATGTTGGCAGCCTAAAATCGGGTTTTAGTTTCAAAGCGGCCGGTCACCTTAACAGAGAAACCTTAACTAAACAGAGGAACCTTAAATCGAATTATCGGATGGGAAGATTTTGTGGTGAAGCCAAAAAATAAATGGATGTTACCTCCTTCATTTGAGGGGCGCTTCAATATAAGCTAAAATATACGGTCCCTTATACAATGTTTTTATACTGTGGCGGCATCTATTATGGTGTTCTAATATGGATTTAGAAAGGAACCTAAGTAGCAGTTTTGAATACGCTAAAAAAATGGTTAAGGACGCTGGAAGGTGGATTTTGCTCATAGTGTTGGGTGTTATCCCCATAGTGAACTTGGTCGTCATGGGATATTGGGCTAGGGTCGTTAAAGAAACTCCTGCCTCGGACGAGCCTCCTAGACTTCAAGGTTACGGCTCCA
The nucleotide sequence above comes from Candidatus Bathyarchaeia archaeon. Encoded proteins:
- a CDS encoding tRNA (adenine-N1)-methyltransferase: MKEYPRRICLQAETIQEGQLILLYSEGRRWLLKAGLQSFHTHKGIVDLAQLVGKSFGHRVKSSLNHEFIALKPTLHDLVMNLKRPTQIIYPKDAGLILLKLDVTPGRRILEVGTGSGALTVVLASMVKPSGHVYTYERRREFAEAASRNLSQAGLSEYVTVKNYDASRGVEERMVDAVIIDIGDPWTVLKPVTEALKPGHPLASFSPTVNQVEKTAVALSDLGYVDLETVECLVRNISVKPGKTRPQTLMIAHTGYITFARKTLP